The genome window AACTCGAGTTTGATTTCGCTCATCCGCTGCTTGCGCTTGACCTCACGGTCCTCAGGTGCCGCGGCGGCGGGCTTGAGGGCGCGACGCATCGAAGCCGATTTGGCAGCCTCAGCAGGTGCCGGGGCAGCCACCGGCGCAGCTTCGACAACCTTGGCAGGCTTGGCCTGTTTGGCCGGGGCAGGGGCCGCTTTTGGGGCGCCGGGGGCTGGTTTCTTATACTTGGAAAACATCGATACGCTCTTTCGCTAGGGGGCTCAGGCCGCTTTGGCCTGCTCGCCCTTGAGATCGTGGATGGAGCTTGCCAGCTTGGCGATTTCGCGCCGCAGCGGGCTTTTCGGGGCAGAATTAGCAAGGGGGAGACCGTGGTCATTGGCCTGTGTTACCGCTTTGCCGCCATCGGGCATGTGCACGTCGATTGAAATGCTAAGCGATTCGGCCATACGCTTGACCCGGCTTTTGCCACTGAGATCAGTAAACTTTGGGGCGCGGTTCATGACATAGCGCAGCTTCTCAAAGGGGAGCTCTTCGGATTGCAGTGCGCGTTTGAACCGCAGGGCGTTTTGGGCTGAGCGCATGTCGAGTTCCAGCATCGCGAAATAGACATGGGCACTGGTCAGTACAGTTTCCGACCATTGCACCAGCGTCGAAGGCATATCGACAATGACATAGTCGAATTGGTTGCGTGCCATGCTGAGGATGCGGTCGACGTCCTCGTTGGTGATAATGTCGAGCGGCAGCATTTCTGCCGGGGCGGTCAACACATGCAGCTTATCGTCGAAGGTTTGCAGGGCTTGGCCAAAGATCTCTTCGTCCATGGACTCTGTGTCGGACATCATCTCATAGACCGCCTCGCGGCGTTGCAGATCAAGGAACGTCGCGACCGAGCCGTATTGCAGATCGAAATCCAACAAGCAGACTGAGGGGGCATTCTTTTTATCAGCGTTGGCAAGTTCCCACGCGAGGTTCACGGCAAGGGTCGTGGCACCTGTGCCGCCGGCCAGCCCGTGTACCACGATCAATGCGCCATCCTTTTGCGCACCAGCTTTAAGCTGCGGCGCGGCGGCTTCTGCGGCAAGGGCAGGGGCGCTGTTCTCTCCGGCGCGCACCCGGGCAATGGCTTGGGCCAACTCACCTTCGGGCAGCGGATAGGGGACGAATTCGTCAGCACCCTGACGCAGCAGCGAATGCAGCGCGGCGGGGGTCATATCTTCGGCGATCAGGATCACGCTGATGTCCCGGGCCTTGGCCTGTGTGATGATTTCGCTCATCAGCACAAGGTTGTCTTCGTCGGTTTCATCCATGGCGAGCGCCACAAATTCCATCGCCTCGGCTTCTGGCTGGCCAAAGAATGCCAGCGCTTCAGCGAATCCCAGATCGCCCCAGCTTTCGCCTAGGGTGGCCTCCATGTCTTCGATCAAGAGATCGAAGTTCTGCACATCACGGCTGATTGTGCAGGCAACAATCGGCGCTGCTTCGGGTTGGGGCATACTGCTGCTCATGACCTTTTGTCCTTTACATCAACGGGTTGGCCGGGGATCGGCGATATTCTGTCGCTGCGACCGCTCTGGCGTCTGCCTCATGCGCGGCCTCGAAGCCGGGCACATTTATCCTTCTTGGTCGAATATCACTTCCAACTGGGGCGAGATTGGGGCCAAAAAGCCTCCATTGTTGGGTATCTTGAAACGATCCGCGTTTTAGCGCCCGATTGGACATCTATTAGCGGGTCACGAAAAACCCCCGCGGCCCAAAAGGCGCGGGGGTGAAATTGCGTTGCAAGAGAGGCTCTTGGCCTTACTCTCCGCCGCTGTCGCCGCCACCGGTCGCGGTGGCGCCGGAGCTTAACTGCGAGGAAGGCACTGCGCTGGCCACATACTCGCGGTAAATGATCTGCGCATATTTGCCATCCAGAAGCATCGGATGACCTTTCACAAAGCCGCTCACCTCGGTTACCGTGCGCCGGTTCCGACGCTCACGGCCTTGCGTGACGATGAGGGGCTGTGTTTCGCCATAGGAAACAACGGCTTCCAAACGGCTTCGGCTGATT of Sulfitobacter sp. DSM 110093 contains these proteins:
- a CDS encoding AAA family ATPase — protein: MSSSMPQPEAAPIVACTISRDVQNFDLLIEDMEATLGESWGDLGFAEALAFFGQPEAEAMEFVALAMDETDEDNLVLMSEIITQAKARDISVILIAEDMTPAALHSLLRQGADEFVPYPLPEGELAQAIARVRAGENSAPALAAEAAAPQLKAGAQKDGALIVVHGLAGGTGATTLAVNLAWELANADKKNAPSVCLLDFDLQYGSVATFLDLQRREAVYEMMSDTESMDEEIFGQALQTFDDKLHVLTAPAEMLPLDIITNEDVDRILSMARNQFDYVIVDMPSTLVQWSETVLTSAHVYFAMLELDMRSAQNALRFKRALQSEELPFEKLRYVMNRAPKFTDLSGKSRVKRMAESLSISIDVHMPDGGKAVTQANDHGLPLANSAPKSPLRREIAKLASSIHDLKGEQAKAA